One genomic window of Nicotiana sylvestris chromosome 10, ASM39365v2, whole genome shotgun sequence includes the following:
- the LOC138879573 gene encoding uncharacterized protein → MAHFEALYGRQCCSPIGWIEMGEDKLLGTDLVRDALEKVKMIQDRLCTTQSRQKIYRDRKVHNAAFMVRERVFLWVSPMKGVMRFEKKGKLSPRYIRPIQVLERIDEVSYKLALPPSLSAVHRVFHVSMLQKYYGDPSHF, encoded by the coding sequence ATGGCTCATTTTGAGGCCCTATATGGGAGACAGTGTTGTTCTCCAATTGGGTGGATTGAGATGGGAGAAGATAAGTTATTAGGAACAGATTTAGTTcgagatgctttggagaaggtcaagatGATCCAAGATCGACTTTGTACAACCCAATCTAGACAGAAGATCTACAGAGATCGGAAGGTTCACAATGCTGCATTCATGGTTAGAGAGCGAGTCTTTCTCTGGGTTTCACcaatgaagggtgtgatgaggttcgaaaagaagggcaagttgagccctaggtatatcagacCTATTCAAGTCCTTGAGAGGATCGATGAGGTGTcctacaagcttgcattgccacctagtttatctGCGGTTCATCGGgtgttccatgtttctatgctccagaagtattaTGGTGATCCGTCTCATTTTTAG